Genomic window (Cucumis sativus cultivar 9930 chromosome 2, Cucumber_9930_V3, whole genome shotgun sequence):
CTTTCTAGCATAGTAAAGAACCATGATGAAGTCCTCTGCTGATGAGCCGATTGATGCTGGGATCTTTTCAGAGGTCGATGCTGTTTGTAGCCACAAATCAACTAAACTATGCAAATCCAGTGTGGGAACTACTGGATGTCCCATACACTTGACTTCAACCTGCAAATATAAATCCTCAAGCATAAGCCATAAAATGACATGTCTAGTCCAAGTATGAATACGAAAGGCTCTTAGATTagagtttcaattaaactaaagaatgtgagtttttgttttcaccTCTGATTCACTTGGGAGATCCAGCTTTCTCATAAGGTACTTCTGGACAAATGATACTGGCAAGTTTCTATCcctgtgaaaaaaaaattaaaagtataacaaTATGAATGAACTCCTAGTCAAGAATGGTATTTTTACAAACCCAAACGTGCAGAGTAACCATCAAAGAACTTAATGCGGATTTAAGTCTTAACAATGGTAATTTTACAAACTCAAACGCACAGAGCATCAAGCAAAGAAATTGGCATGGTTTAAGTATCAACAATGGTGATTTTACGAATCCAAACATGCAGAGTGACGAGCGAAGAAATTAGCAGGGTTTTATGTATCAACAATGGCACTTGTACAAACAGTTTAAGTATCAATATTCCCACGATCATTGGTATCAAGAGACTTTACACAATGTGTGCAAGGAAAAGTGTCAATTGAGACTCCTTGGTCTAAGATAGAAGAATAATAACCATTTACAAAATTCATGGAGAAACTATTAGTTAGGCTGAAAAAAATAGACATGAAAGGTGCTCATGTACACCTCagtaatatatatgataaaattactTGACATCTAAAATAAGGATAAGTAGGGGGCATCTATATTGAACGAGTCTAAAACTGAGCTTACTTTATTCTCAAATACTTAGCAGGAATTTGCGGCAATGATACATCTCCTTCCCTGAAACCAAAGATCAGTGTAAGTAGAGGCATAAAGACTtgcttaaaaaaattgtgtagTCTAATATAGAGCATTTTGTAGATAACAAAGAATTGTCTCACTGATCAGAAGCTATGAGTGAAAGCCAAATCGGACCAGCTTTTATTTCATGCCGAGCACTAGAGGCATCTAACACAACCTGAGGTGTAAGGCTGGAGTCCCCATAGAAAGATTCCCTTTTCTGGCGGACCCTGCGCAGTTTCTTAGGTTTTTCAGTTTCTGGAGATACAGGATCCGCTCTAGTTTTTCCATTCTCCCGTTTTTGCTTGCGTTTGCCTTCCCTATTTCTAGATTTGCTGGCTTGAGCTTCACTTCCATTGGCTTCTGCAGCCTCGACTTTAGTTTCAAATCCTTGTGAATTAGATTTGGAACATTTACTCCTATTTGCAACTTCAACCAAACAATTTAAAGGTTTCCAAATATCCAAGTTCCGTTCCACCGAGTTAACACCATTCTCGGTTTCTTTACTTCGTAAAGGTATGGTAGACTTGGTAGGACTGGAATCCTGCACTAAGTCCAACATTAGCCAAAATGttagtaataaaaaaacattgagTTGGAACAGATGAGAAGCGGGgacaaaaaagaattaagttAGTTCTCTTTACCGTCCTTTTATTCTGATTGAATTTGTCCGATGTTTCAAAAGAACTTGAGCTCTCTGATCGATCGTCCACGGAATCATCCTCTTTCTTCACACGCTTCTCAGAAGAGACTCTTGGTGTTCGTAAGATAGAAGCAATCCTTGCAGCAGCAGCTGCTGTTCTTCTTCCAGTTGTGGTGGCATGGCTTGAAACTCTGGGACTATTGACCACCAATGACGAAAGTgatctttcctttcttctaacTGGTGGTAGTACAACAGGAGCAACTTCCGGCGTCTTGACTTTTCTCCTTTTACTAGGGAATATCTTGGCCCTCAAATCTTCTAGATTGTGGTCTGGCCTGGTGATTAGATTCTCAAGATAAATGCTCAACAAGGGCTGAATTCTTACTAAATACTCTATATCAGGCATacatgaaaaatgtaaaaataatgaattaagTCATATCGACATAGTAGCAAAAAGAATGTGTATAAACTAAGAACGGAGAGTACCAATATTTGTATAGGCAATGGTAATTTGTAGCTTTTATTCTAATTCAGTCAAAATGATAAGGGgcaaattttaaactaataatgaGCACAAAAATGTGTTATGGCTGTGCTAAAATGctcatttgattaattaaaaatcatgCATTGATGTACCAATCGGTAAAACCCACCATGTTATCAAATGGATATGATGTTTAGAACCAAGGAACCATatattttctccaaataatCCAATGGTGACAAAAGCacaaaaacaaccaaaaaattCTTATTGCCATATGTAAAAATATAGGCAATTAGAACTTTATGTGCATATTGAATAACCAGAAAACAGCTACAAAACATCACACTCAAAGATCAGCATTCCCATTTGTGAGCAACTACTATCACAAACAAAGATCAAAAGGAAGTCATTGAAAGACAGTGGTATTgtgtattataaattttacctTAATTTCTCCAATGGGGCACACCCAAGGTCAATATTACATACTGGACAGTTCTCTATTTCTTCATCAGAAATCTTGTCGGATATGCACTTTCTGCAAACTGGAAAATTTAACACTGAGTTATTAATATAAACTACTTCCACAGTGGTCAAATGGTTAATTAAGTCAATACTATTCATTTGACTAATCACTAacaggaaaaaagaaattaaaactattagCAAGCTAAAGTGCTTAAAAAGGGTAAATAAATAGGATGTTTAACAGttcaagaaaaaagttcaGCCCTTTCcctaaaaatttgtaattactTCCATACAATATACActaacagaaaaaaaaaggttattaATTTAGTGACTTCTGCTTTATAGATTAAATGACATTCACACAGACATGGAGAAGGTTAGGGAGACATGGAAAATTCACAGTAAGTAGTTTCATAAGGAAGTCAACTCTTAAACTTAACTCAAATTCGTTAAACCAAGCCATATGCGACTTCACACAACAAATGTGGAGATGTTCTTGATATTTATGCAAGTACACAAAAGTCTTTTGCTGAAAAAGTTGCTTAGCTCAATCACTTGAAAAGCACAAGCCTTTCACAATTCACAATTCACAAACTGTACTATTATACTCTCAAACAAATCAATAGGATCAGTTGACATacataaatcaaatcaaatgcaCAGCAAGTATGAGTTCAAATGTGTGTGAATTTCCAGATGAACTCAAAAGTCATGAAGAATATGtactagaaaaatgaaacagtACAAACCCAAATGAAGAACTTTCTCTCAtgaaaagcatttttttttcaataattaacaaaaggGTCAACAGAAATTAATCCAAACacacataaaaagaaaggtttTCAATATCAAAGATAGAAAACTACCATAAATGGGGTTCAAAGTACAAACTAACTAACCTGGATGAAAAAGAGTCAAAATAAAGAcagaaaacaaagaagaagacaataaaattgaagaagaaaaatgaaaagaatctaaaagaaaagaaattaagagcGACCCCCAAaacgaaaaaacaaaaaagaagtaacTTACAAGTATGAAGACATTCAGAAATAGTTGTAGCTTCTTTCAAAAGCTTATTACAAAGTGGGCAAGTTATGCATGCTGCAATGGCTTCCCTCTTGACTTTAACAACTCGATTCGCCATACCccgaagaaaaaaaggaatcaCAAAAACCTCAAGCACGTACCCTCAACTCTGCATGCCTTGTTGAACATTTGTTCATAAGAGAAATTTACGTTCATTATTTGAAAGAGCCATTCGGGAATAGAGTCAGGAAGAAAAGAATCAAAGGAGAAAGGGGAATCAAAAGATGAGGAGAAGGAAAGTGGAGCATTAGGGAGATTGGGAAAAATGGTGAGTGTGATTGAGTGGAAGGGCAAGATTTGGAAATGGGTATGATAAATTAGAAGGAATTAGAGATGGGTTTTGATGGAATTGAAGAGATTGAAGAAGAATGATATGAAAtcgatgaaatgaaaagagaaaaaataagagactttgtgtgtgtgttgtttgtttggttCTTGGCTTGTCTTCGTAGAAAAGAAGGAGAGCAtgaaggaaggaaaagaaaatggatttAATTCTGTTTTTCACGTTTAAATtcgaaaataaataaataagggaaagaaaaggaaaagggaaaattattattatttgttgttattattattgttattatcatacagagaaatagaaagaaagataaaaaagagagagtcAACTAAAGCAGATGGCCGATGGGGATTCCAGATAACATGCACCACCCTTCCTGCGCACTCTATTAAAATGCGCTCTCAAACAAAATGGTATAAAAAATGTTCCTGTCATGCCATTCATTCATACAAAAATTCATCAcactttcaaataaaaaagtgtcAACTCAACCCTAGCTCAGTGATATAGAAATTAGTAGGGCTCGAACCATAAACTTTTGTTGTAACAAGTAATGTCTTAACCACTGAGCTATGTTCGAATTGACTAGTTATGTACGTGATTAATCTCATCAAATCCTATAGAAGCTACcaaatttatctttatatACTTGATtacataaaagtaaaatcaatatACATTCAACTTTACTATTCAATTATATCATACATAACTTACTATTTGCTActgtaaatattattttaaaactctcACCATTTTCTATAGCATTTaatatttgctatatttttttattctttcttacaacactcaaattaaaatagtttacacaCCAAatgcatattattataatctaaattaaaataatatacaccaaaaacacaaactattataatctatGAAGCATATACAATGTTACAAATGCAAGATACTGATACGATATGATATGGTGATAcgccaataaaaaaaattaagatattgATACTTTTGTaggtacttttttttttctttaaaaaatttaggatGTAGGTAAATGTGATATAAAGATACTAAATGTAATTCTCTAAATGGTACAAAACACAATACAAACGTTgaagtataataataataaaacatcaaaattatgGAAGCACAGTCACCGATAGAATCCAATAGAAAAGAGACACAAACttattagaaaagaagaagaatattagATGAAAAGTATGACGATAAACGAAAAACTTCCTCGTTAAATTGTTGAAGATATCATAATGAGTTACATTTTACGAAACATTGTGAGGTCTCAAACTAAAATGACGACTATTAGATAATTGAGATTtgatattctatttatttttgccatttttaattttggacgAGGGAATGCACATTTTAAATAGATTGTTTAGTTTTGAGTTGGAAAATATTAGAtgaattgattatattttttctttaaaaaaatgtcaaacattaaaataaaaatagatacgTTGAATCATGTGTTGGATGTATGTTCGATACGTGTCAAATATGTAAGTATAAAAACAGATACACCAAATCGAGTATCAGATACGTATCCTAAGAGATATATGAAAGTATTAGCATctgatacaaattttttgggttaatgatttatttttatatatgaatagtGAATTCAAATCTACTCTTTCAAAAAACCAAAGTAAATGGTACGTTTGAGTTGAAGATGTTTGGTGTTATTCCTGAAAGCTACCAATCCTAAAATCAAATACCACCTAATCACCTATGATTTGTCTTGATTAGTCCTACTACTACAAGTTAATCAAGAATAGTTAATTTACATTATTAGTGTTGTATATCTAGAcatttatcataatttatattgtgaaaaaacattacaaaaatagTAGCTACTAAAATGATTGTacaaaaaaagcaaaaatgatCCATTATTACCCTTAATCAATTCACAAATgttatgattttaattaatatttgagcgaatcatttatttatgtaataaatgagtttaaacaaaaataataataattggtaTGCATTCACTCTTTCATAAtcacaatcaaaataaaataaggaatCCATTGGATATcaagttcaatttttaaacttttagcttctataaattttaactaaaaaatttagaaaattaaactaaaccaaaaaaaaaaaaaaaaaaaaaaaatacagtaaaattttgtaatattattaactttttttactatttgaaaGGGTAAGGCTTTAACCgtcacaaaattaaacatttttaaattgaaaaaaaaataaaataacacaaacACATGAACTAATGATAAATGTgtactttttatcttttaattaaaaaaaggtagagctatttattaaattataatattataaatagaaattataaaaagaaaaaaaaaattgcaacaTTGGGTGATCCCATCCGTACATACAACAAAATATGATGAttgctattatttttctttctttctttctttctttctaaaaaactctattttaaacttctttttatcCATAAGAGAGTTGTGGTGGATGGGCCCCCTCTCTTCCATCATATTCAATTCTATCTTccaatctctttttcttactttctttcttatttgtttttatatttttcttccacatcttttattttattttcatttatcgtatttatgtatgatataattataataaaatttcatacatcAATCAATTATAATAGCCTTATAGTCTGCAacttaattagtttagttttgaGTGTGTTTACAAGTCTTCCAAGGGGTTAGAGATACTTTGGCAATTGCTTCCTTCTTAGAGTTGCAAAAAAAGTAACACTGccaatcaaatatttaaatacttcaatttaaattttgcgTTTCATCAACACAAGTTACCAGAGATTACTAACAATTTTATCTAATATTACTAATCCACAgcttaaaacttaaaatttatttaaactaaagtgaaacataattacaactttcttgtaattatattttttttcatgttattagaaaaaaaaattttataaaaaaaatagaaagaaaaaactctaTTTACCCTCTCTAGAAAAAACCACTAAGAGACaatttttgttggaatttatattacaaaaagtACTCTAGCttggaatttaaaattatattctattcaataaagttattaTGAGAATTTTGTAGTGAAACTGTatactataatcttgaatccaataaactaagaaCTTGATGTTATcttgaatatatttgaattttatgtagagacataaatatgaatcaaattcaaatatataaccTGAAttgtctatagtatatgaataagatTGGACGTGTCTTATTGTGGAGACACTATGGATGCATGCGACCTACTTTGTAATTAGTACAAACAATATGATCTTCAATCATTAATGTGGAGATATGAAAATGAggacatcctatgtaaagagtttacataagattgAAATCATACAATAGTCTCTTTTACATGCACCGTTTACTGTATAAAACTAACTACTTCGTTTATTGATGACTTAGGTAACttaattcataattttgaGTTACTATGAACTCAcgttcacacgagattatccttagacCAATATTAGGCCTCATTTCAAGGCTAAGACTAGATGGATAGCTGAGGACATAAGGTGCAAGACAAAATTCACTTCTCTACCCATTATAGGGTTAGATAGGATGGTTCCTGAAGCACTGAATCTAGGTCTTGAATAAGGAGCCCCACCCACGTTAGCCTTTCACAAATTagaggtgaaatgacgaaaataccctcatttaatttcctccttcctcttttctttttccttttcttcaacctaAAAACAGAGAAcaacgttaaaaaaaaaaaaacgtaaaccTCCCGCATTTGAACTCTCCCGCCTCTGCAGTTACTTCAACTTTTGGTGCCTCAAGTGAACGTTTCTTCTCTTCCGTCCATTTCTTttccacttccatccatttcttctccacgacTCTCCACTATTTTCcgatttcaactttttcaccgaacgtctccatttcttctgcaCAGATCTCTGTTTTAGTTTCGACTTCAACTCCGGTGAAcgcttctccacttccatccatttcgatttcaactttgttttcaccggacctctccatttcttttccaCTACTCTACGTTGGCAGTGCCGTATCCATCCTCTTTGAAGTCAAGTGAGTAATAAaatctgaatttttttttaagtttgtctGTTAAGATATGTTTATCTATTATTACAGTATTCATCTTGTTTGTTTAAGTTGTCTGTTGAGATCTGAGTTTTTTGTTGGGCACATTTTAGatatatcattaaatttgtagagaaGAAATGCATATGTCGTATGCACACAAACATAGAGAACCGTGGGAGCCATTCtgtttttaggaagaaaaaccatttcctttgcaatgTACTGTAATAATAGATAATTGGGTTAAGAATGTATTATATATGTGCATGCtacaaatatatgtatatatacatatcttGGAGTTTAGAACATGAATTCCAGCATATTTGGTATCCCATCTAAACTCTGCAAAGCTACCAGTACAACAATGTTGAAAGACATTATCATAAGCTGCATTGTTGTTCTCTActttgttaatgtttttagtGATGTAGTTCTAATATAATACAATCTTTGTTGCCTTGTATAACCAAGAAGCTCCCCATATTAATTCGTCCTATGTCAAACCAATGTATTTAAGATTCCTATgttagagaaaatttgaagacaaATGATTCAATTAGTTTTGTTCCTAAACTTACATGTAGGCTTTCCTCCTActattaatcattttagtaaaGGTGTTACAATATATGTTTAACAGTGCAAGCAATTTGGTTTAGTAATCTAATTTGGTTTATTGGCCTTTACTTGACCAAagtttgagtagaagtcccaagatgAGAGTGTTACCCTTCCTAAACcatttagaatgcatgtttaacTAGTTTACTGGGCTTTAAGGGTTTAGggttaacaattttattagacttagcaagtaatagccttgaatttttttatctcgcacctaccaaaatttgagtagaagtcTGAAGATGAGAGTGTTACCTTTCCTAAACCGTTtggaatgcatgtttagctagtttACTAGGCTTTAagggtttagggttagcaattttattagacttagcaagtttgccttgaatttttctatcttgcacctaccaaaatttgagtagaagtcTCAAGATGAAAGTGTTAcccttcctaaaccgtttagaatgcatgtttagctagtttACTGGGTGTTAagggtttagggttagcaattttacTAGACTTAGCAAGTAATAGCCTTGAGTTTTTttatctcgcacctatcatGCACCTATCTCGtacctaccaaaatttgagtagaagtcTCAAGATGAGAGTGCATCCATGTTTAGTAAGTCTcttatgcaattatatttaatttgtttttttttttttatgcaggtTTCAGTATGACTTCGACATCAACTGACGGTCCCATGTACAAGATTAACCCTGCTCATCATTTTCAGTCTATAGTAAGCAGTTTATCTCATTTAGAAAACAGTACGCGTAAAATAAAGGCTAAATTGAAACCAGATCAATTAactttatttagaaatacaaagttTGGCAACTTTTTGGATCTTAATATAGTCTTTAATGGGCCGCTCATCCACTACTTATTGTTAAGGGAGGTGGAAGATGAAATGGTTGATCATATCAGTTTCATGATAGAGAAAGTTGTGTGCAGTTTTGATAGGAGAGAGTTTAATATGATGACGGGTCTATGGAGTTCTCCAACAGAGCCTATTGAATTGGTTGGGAATAGTAGGTTGTTGAAGAAGTTCTTCgaacaaaaaaagtgtatttatATAAGTAACTTAGAGGACACATTTGTGGAATACGAGGGGGATGACGATGACGATGACATAGTTAAATTAGCTCTAGTGTACTTTATAGAGCTATCATTGTTAAGAAAAGATAGGCGGAGGAAAGTGGACCGAACTTTATTTAGGATTGCAAATGATTGGACCACATTTAACAATTACAATTGGGGAGGTTTGGTTTTTGGACGCACAATTTCTGCCTTAAAACGAGCTTTGGATATGCAACATGccaaaaaagggaaagaataaATCAACTAAGACAAAATATACTGTCATGGGATTTCCGCAGGCGTTACAGGTATGTTACTTTACTTCCTAtgcacatatttatatatacatatatcttgGGACAATTGCTACACTTGTTTTGTCAAACATGGAATAGGTTTGGGCATATGAGTCTATATCAACTATCACTGAATGTGGTgtacataaaataaacaacGATGCAATACCACAGATGCTGAGGTGGGTGTGCGAACTATCGCCAAAGTCTCATGTCCTATAGAGCCAGGTGTTTGACTCGACAATGGTAAGTATCAACAAACAGTAACTAACTTACCAAATGCATGACTTTgttcctttttgttttggctaactacattttcttttccactttGTAGTTCATAATTAATGCGGTAATTGAGATGATGCCTGAAGAGGAGGAGCATCTAAGAATGTCTTCAGAGGAACTTGTTGAGAAACCTCATCCATCTAACACCGTTTCTGAGAAGAATGGTGATTCAAAACAACCAAGAGAAGCTAGTAATGATGACAATGACTGCAAAAGAGTaaaaagagtaagaaaaagaagtggaagtctaagatgaaagaagctgtttgaaaactcaaatatCGAGTAGTGGTTCTCGAGAATGAACGTGAAAGCCTAAAATCAATGTTGTCGACTATGTTGAAACACCTTGAAGTTCAAAGAAAGGTTAGGAAGTaaagtttgtttaacattttcaaagttaTCCTTACCAATACATTTTGACATTTCCAAATGGTGAAGAAGGAGACTGTACGGGATTTAAAGGTCATGATGCCCAGACCGAAGATGTTGACACACCTGGTACACCTTCTTGGTTGAGGATGCTAAAGGAGGATGACACAAGTGATGGGGTGAAACACgttgaatttcaaaaaaagGTTAGGAATCAAAGTTGTGTAATGGGGTGAAAATCATCCTTACTAATGCTTTATTTTGACATAGCTAATGTTGATGATTAGCTTATATCATTATCCTTACTAATGCATTTTGATCTTCCATAGGGTGTCGAAGCAGACCGCAAGGAGGATGACACAATGGATGAGTTGGATAAGAAGGTTCATATTGGTTTGGAGGAGCCAATAGACGTCGTTGACGATTTCAACGAggaaattggagaaaaaagtCTTACCTATTTTGATTCAGATGTCATGAAAATAGAACCCTTATCCACTAAACGACCACACGTTCGACCCGCACGTAGCAAGCGTGCAAGTGTTTACTTATCAACTCCCTTCACAGCTTTAGTTATACGGTCTACAAAATCAACCACCACCACCTCTCAGTCTCAACCATCCGTCTATGATCCTATGCACAAAATACCTGCCCATTTAGATCGACTCAGAGCTTGGATTACAGACAAGCGTACGAAAGATGAGGTGCGTGAAACTTTTCACGGAAAAAAATCGAAGAAATTTTTCAGA
Coding sequences:
- the LOC101220692 gene encoding E3 ubiquitin protein ligase DRIP2; amino-acid sequence: MANRVVKVKREAIAACITCPLCNKLLKEATTISECLHTFCRKCISDKISDEEIENCPVCNIDLGCAPLEKLRPDHNLEDLRAKIFPSKRRKVKTPEVAPVVLPPVRRKERSLSSLVVNSPRVSSHATTTGRRTAAAAARIASILRTPRVSSEKRVKKEDDSVDDRSESSSSFETSDKFNQNKRTDSSPTKSTIPLRSKETENGVNSVERNLDIWKPLNCLVEVANRSKCSKSNSQGFETKVEAAEANGSEAQASKSRNREGKRKQKRENGKTRADPVSPETEKPKKLRRVRQKRESFYGDSSLTPQVVLDASSARHEIKAGPIWLSLIASDQEGDVSLPQIPAKYLRIKDRNLPVSFVQKYLMRKLDLPSESEVEVKCMGHPVVPTLDLHSLVDLWLQTASTSEKIPASIGSSAEDFIMVLYYARKTIVS